A section of the Mycolicibacterium anyangense genome encodes:
- a CDS encoding YdeI/OmpD-associated family protein: MSSQVPGGVVHALPSDLRAALLANATALELWKDCTPLGRNEFICWVEDAKQEKTRERRIRRTQEELEEGKRRPCCWPGCKHRERTGKP; this comes from the coding sequence ATGAGCAGTCAGGTGCCGGGAGGCGTCGTCCATGCACTGCCGTCGGACCTGCGGGCGGCCTTGCTCGCCAACGCGACCGCGCTGGAACTCTGGAAAGACTGCACGCCCTTGGGCCGCAATGAATTCATCTGCTGGGTCGAGGACGCCAAGCAGGAGAAGACGCGGGAGCGTCGCATCCGTCGCACCCAGGAAGAACTCGAGGAAGGCAAGCGCCGCCCCTGCTGCTGGCCGGGGTGCAAGCAC